A stretch of Noviherbaspirillum cavernae DNA encodes these proteins:
- a CDS encoding tyrosine-type recombinase/integrase: MAQDLFETHYFWKTAPVEAFSAFVKTEDYLKLSRRTTSREKEDETSRPLRDSSAQVYIHMFSRFARWMARENLDVFSITAAHLRAFLEYRESEEGKPPRALTSSIRVRYLRMLERVFAHLQLQPNPARHAAFDVYRTPAAGRDKPKAVLSPAQHAEFMRALPSAPPLVEEDMDNPSWKRRRDRAMLAMMLGAGLKVSEVIGIRTASVGVMDTTGSIPVTITPRSVGGSAKHHETQLRPFAAREVTAWIAERKMRNIPGELLFPASLQGGLLNKATVYRYVKETLARAGIDVHRKGGRTLRNSFAVRELESGGSVELVGQFLGHKKRKSTEKYLLQKPGTTLPD, encoded by the coding sequence ATGGCCCAAGACCTGTTCGAAACGCACTATTTCTGGAAGACCGCTCCGGTCGAGGCGTTTTCCGCCTTCGTGAAGACCGAGGATTATCTGAAGCTGTCGCGGCGTACAACGTCCAGGGAAAAGGAGGATGAAACCTCCCGCCCCTTGCGAGACAGCTCGGCCCAGGTGTATATCCACATGTTCAGCCGATTTGCGCGCTGGATGGCACGGGAAAATCTCGATGTCTTCAGCATCACTGCCGCGCACCTGCGCGCCTTTCTGGAATATCGCGAGAGCGAGGAGGGCAAGCCGCCGAGGGCACTGACCAGCTCGATCCGCGTGCGCTATCTGCGGATGCTGGAACGGGTATTTGCCCATCTTCAGTTGCAGCCCAATCCCGCCCGGCATGCCGCGTTCGACGTCTATCGCACCCCGGCCGCCGGCCGGGACAAGCCCAAGGCCGTCCTGTCTCCCGCGCAGCACGCGGAATTCATGCGCGCCTTGCCGTCCGCGCCGCCGCTGGTCGAGGAAGACATGGACAATCCTTCATGGAAGCGCCGCCGCGACCGCGCGATGCTGGCGATGATGCTGGGCGCCGGCTTGAAGGTTTCCGAAGTCATCGGCATCCGCACCGCCAGCGTGGGCGTCATGGACACCACGGGTTCGATTCCGGTGACCATCACGCCGAGGTCGGTCGGCGGCAGCGCGAAACACCACGAGACGCAGCTGCGTCCTTTCGCCGCGAGGGAGGTGACCGCATGGATCGCAGAGCGCAAGATGCGCAACATCCCGGGCGAGCTGCTGTTCCCCGCGAGCCTGCAAGGCGGCCTCCTGAACAAGGCCACCGTCTATCGGTATGTCAAGGAAACCCTTGCCAGAGCCGGCATCGACGTACACCGAAAGGGGGGCCGAACACTGCGCAATTCATTCGCCGTGCGCGAACTGGAGTCAGGTGGCAGCGTCGAACTGGTCGGACAGTTCCTCGGACACAAGAAGCGAAAATCGACGGAAAAATACCTTTTGCAAAAGCCCGGAACAACGCTTCCTGATTGA
- a CDS encoding TRAP transporter substrate-binding protein → MKFHRFAAIGCLAVALPVAAQEFTIKVAHFLPPAAPAQVRVLQPWCDALKKDSGSRIACQIYPAMQLGGTPAQLVDQVRNGVADVVWTAPGYSTGRFPLIEAFELPFMISDASSGSRAAWKFYQQHAQQEFSAFKMLALHVDGGQAVHTAKKEVKSVADWKGQKLRSSTRLGAKTLIALGATPVAMPPAQVTEAISKGVVDGAMGAWEVVLPTKLDEVAKLHSQPPTGQPYPSTTVLMLLMNKQKFDGMPADLKAIIDRHSGAELVERFGRVWDEEATNSRKKVLASGGQIIDFTPAEMAAMRSATASVDEDWIRQVTEKGHDGKRLAAAARTLATGQ, encoded by the coding sequence ATGAAATTTCATCGTTTCGCCGCAATTGGCTGTCTGGCTGTCGCGCTGCCTGTCGCAGCCCAGGAATTCACGATCAAGGTCGCCCACTTTCTGCCGCCGGCCGCACCGGCGCAGGTGCGCGTGCTGCAACCCTGGTGCGATGCCCTGAAGAAGGATTCGGGCAGTCGCATCGCGTGCCAGATTTATCCGGCCATGCAACTGGGCGGCACGCCCGCGCAACTGGTGGACCAGGTGAGGAACGGCGTGGCGGACGTGGTGTGGACCGCGCCCGGATATTCCACCGGGCGTTTCCCGCTGATCGAAGCCTTCGAATTGCCCTTCATGATTTCCGACGCAAGCTCGGGCAGCCGCGCCGCATGGAAGTTCTACCAGCAGCACGCGCAGCAGGAGTTTTCGGCCTTTAAGATGCTGGCGCTGCACGTCGATGGAGGCCAGGCGGTCCATACCGCTAAGAAGGAAGTGAAGTCCGTAGCGGACTGGAAGGGACAGAAGCTGCGCTCCTCGACACGGCTGGGCGCGAAGACCCTGATCGCACTCGGCGCCACGCCGGTTGCGATGCCGCCGGCACAAGTGACCGAAGCGATCTCCAAGGGCGTGGTCGATGGCGCGATGGGCGCATGGGAAGTGGTGCTGCCGACCAAGCTGGATGAAGTGGCCAAACTGCATTCGCAGCCGCCCACAGGCCAGCCCTATCCTTCCACCACCGTGCTGATGCTGCTGATGAACAAGCAGAAATTCGACGGCATGCCGGCAGACCTGAAAGCCATCATCGACAGGCACAGCGGCGCGGAGCTGGTCGAGCGTTTCGGACGTGTGTGGGATGAGGAAGCGACAAATTCGCGCAAGAAGGTGCTGGCCTCCGGCGGGCAGATCATCGACTTCACACCGGCCGAGATGGCTGCCATGCGCAGCGCAACGGCGAGCGTCGATGAAGACTGGATCAGGCAGGTCACCGAGAAAGGCCATGACGGCAAGCGCCTCGCTGCCGCCGCGCGCACGCTCGCGACTGGACAGTAA
- a CDS encoding PDR/VanB family oxidoreductase, which yields MDSIAVKVVRKVKEAEDVFCYELARIDGAPLPPFSAGAHIDVHIGAKLTRQYSLCNDPTENQRYQIGVLRDPRSRGGSVAMHDKVHVGDTLKISPPKNHFPLAQADKTLLFAGGIGVTPILCMAERLARINADFEMHYCTRARERTAFLDRIKATSFASRVHFHFDDGPPDQKLILEEVLAKPNDGKHLYVCGPAGFIEHVVSTAKRLDWAGEHVHLEHFGAVAVESTGDSEFEVQIASTGKCYVIPAGRTVVEALGEQGIEIPVSCEQGICGTCITRVLGGTPDHRDTYFSDAERDRNDQFTPCCSRAKMDRLVLDI from the coding sequence ATGGACAGCATCGCAGTCAAGGTAGTCAGGAAAGTCAAGGAAGCGGAGGACGTCTTCTGCTATGAGCTGGCTCGCATCGATGGCGCACCACTGCCGCCATTCAGTGCCGGTGCGCACATTGACGTGCACATCGGCGCGAAATTGACCCGTCAATATTCGCTTTGCAATGATCCAACGGAAAACCAGCGCTACCAGATCGGTGTACTGCGCGATCCGCGTTCCCGTGGCGGGTCCGTTGCCATGCACGACAAGGTACATGTGGGCGATACCCTCAAGATCAGCCCACCGAAGAATCACTTTCCCCTGGCGCAGGCAGACAAGACATTGCTGTTTGCAGGCGGCATCGGCGTGACTCCCATCCTTTGCATGGCTGAACGCCTCGCCCGGATCAATGCGGATTTCGAGATGCATTACTGTACTCGCGCAAGGGAACGCACCGCCTTTCTCGATCGGATCAAGGCGACATCCTTTGCATCAAGGGTGCATTTTCACTTCGATGATGGCCCCCCGGACCAGAAGCTGATCCTGGAGGAGGTGCTTGCCAAGCCAAATGACGGCAAGCATCTCTACGTCTGCGGACCGGCCGGTTTCATCGAGCATGTCGTCAGCACAGCGAAGCGACTGGACTGGGCCGGTGAGCACGTGCATTTGGAGCATTTCGGTGCAGTTGCGGTCGAGTCGACGGGCGACAGCGAATTCGAAGTCCAAATCGCCAGCACCGGCAAGTGCTATGTCATTCCTGCCGGCCGCACTGTTGTGGAGGCGCTGGGAGAGCAGGGCATCGAAATCCCTGTGTCTTGCGAGCAGGGGATATGCGGCACCTGCATTACCCGGGTTCTCGGTGGCACGCCAGACCATCGGGACACGTATTTCAGCGATGCCGAGCGCGACAGGAACGACCAATTCACGCCATGCTGTTCACGCGCGAAGATGGACAGGCTGGTTCTGGACATTTAG
- a CDS encoding TRAP transporter small permease: MMNPMELPRQSVAHEPVAHEPVAHEPVAHEPVAHEPVAHEPVAHEPMKHVLIAAAKTAAIAGGLLFIALIVMSLISIIGRKLGFGPVEGDIELMQAGTAVAAMAFLPYCTLQGEHIKVDFFTENMRESLKRPIDGVAECLLALVVALLTWRTALSAVALHEAGEVTTLVSLPVWIPVAALVPILALTTLCAMYRAVASFRSSKPLSGRTA; encoded by the coding sequence ATGATGAATCCAATGGAGTTGCCGCGCCAGTCGGTGGCACACGAGCCGGTGGCACACGAGCCGGTGGCACACGAGCCGGTGGCACACGAGCCGGTGGCGCACGAGCCGGTGGCGCACGAGCCGGTGGCGCACGAGCCGATGAAGCACGTCCTGATTGCCGCCGCCAAAACGGCGGCAATCGCGGGCGGTCTGCTGTTCATCGCATTGATTGTCATGTCGCTGATATCCATCATCGGGCGCAAGCTCGGCTTTGGCCCGGTCGAGGGCGATATCGAGTTGATGCAGGCGGGCACGGCCGTGGCGGCGATGGCTTTCCTGCCGTATTGCACGCTGCAGGGCGAGCATATCAAGGTGGATTTTTTCACCGAGAACATGCGCGAATCGCTCAAGCGCCCGATCGACGGCGTCGCCGAGTGTCTGCTGGCGCTGGTCGTCGCCCTGCTGACGTGGCGCACCGCGCTGTCTGCGGTTGCCCTGCATGAGGCGGGCGAAGTCACCACGCTGGTGTCGCTGCCGGTATGGATTCCGGTCGCCGCGCTGGTGCCGATCCTTGCACTCACGACGCTGTGTGCGATGTACCGCGCCGTCGCGTCGTTCCGTTCGTCGAAACCATTGTCAGGGAGAACAGCATGA
- the pcaD gene encoding 3-oxoadipate enol-lactonase — MTQISVNDIHLHYQLDGPESAPVLVFVNSIATDLSIWDQVTSVLQSSFRILRYDARGQGQSSAPDGPYSIELLASDLIGLLDALGLVRVNLCGLSLGAMVGMWIATHHPERIERLVLCNTAARVGPPESWDARAAAVLERGMQAIRPAVLERWLSPHFVSANPQGAERVLAMALGSPVAGYIGSCAAIRDMDQRESISTIRIPTLVVASSADAATPVADARHIANSIQAAVYTELSGGHLSNVEQATGLATAMMGFLQGRTA; from the coding sequence GTGACGCAGATTTCCGTCAATGACATTCACCTTCACTACCAGCTGGACGGGCCGGAATCGGCTCCGGTGCTCGTATTCGTCAACTCCATTGCCACCGATCTGTCCATTTGGGATCAAGTGACTTCGGTCTTGCAGAGCTCGTTCCGGATATTGCGCTATGACGCACGAGGGCAGGGGCAATCGAGCGCGCCGGACGGACCATACTCGATCGAGTTGCTCGCAAGCGATCTGATCGGCTTGCTCGATGCGCTTGGCCTGGTCAGGGTGAACCTGTGCGGCCTGTCTCTTGGTGCCATGGTCGGAATGTGGATCGCGACGCATCATCCGGAACGTATCGAGCGGCTTGTGCTTTGCAATACCGCGGCCCGGGTCGGCCCGCCGGAATCCTGGGATGCAAGGGCGGCTGCGGTACTTGAACGGGGCATGCAGGCGATCCGTCCGGCGGTGCTTGAACGCTGGCTTTCTCCCCACTTCGTATCGGCAAATCCGCAAGGCGCGGAACGGGTGCTGGCCATGGCGCTCGGCTCGCCGGTCGCGGGCTACATCGGATCCTGCGCCGCAATTCGCGACATGGACCAGCGCGAATCGATCAGCACGATCAGGATTCCGACGCTGGTCGTTGCCAGCAGCGCGGATGCGGCAACGCCTGTGGCCGATGCCAGACATATTGCCAATTCGATCCAGGCCGCCGTCTATACGGAGCTGTCGGGCGGCCACCTTTCCAACGTTGAGCAAGCAACAGGACTGGCCACGGCAATGATGGGTTTTCTGCAAGGCCGCACAGCCTGA
- a CDS encoding ABC transporter substrate-binding protein, translating into MSTRRQFTLLLASAGFAFLSAPYATAQEDTIRVGLILEKSGPFASYGKQMENGIQSFMKIHGDKVAGKKVELFVRDSTGPAPEVAKRLAQELIVNNKVHFLAGFGFTPNALAAAPIATAAKTPMIVMNAAASTISTRSPYIARVSFTTPQVSMPMGDWAGKNGIKKVFTVVSDYGPGHDAETYFKKGFQAGGGQIAGEVRVPLSARDFSSYLQRVKDAKPEAVFVFLAAGEPTVSFMKAYGERGMKQSGIRILSTEGWADDRELNLIGDAAMGAVSTGFYSMTHDSAKNREFVKTYLDIDKSGMVPDFMAVSAYDGMAAIYAVANKLGGQIDGEQAMKVLKGLQIDSPRGPLVIDAETRDPVQTVYVRRVEMRNGKMANVEFDSGYKNVKDPGKDAAK; encoded by the coding sequence ATGAGCACTCGTCGGCAATTCACCTTGCTACTGGCCTCGGCCGGCTTCGCATTCCTTTCCGCTCCCTATGCCACTGCCCAGGAAGACACGATTCGGGTCGGTCTGATTCTGGAAAAGTCGGGCCCGTTCGCCAGCTATGGCAAGCAGATGGAGAACGGTATCCAATCCTTCATGAAGATCCATGGGGACAAGGTAGCCGGCAAGAAGGTGGAGTTGTTCGTGCGTGACAGCACGGGCCCGGCTCCCGAAGTCGCCAAGCGACTGGCACAGGAATTGATCGTCAACAATAAAGTGCATTTCCTGGCCGGTTTTGGATTCACTCCGAATGCCCTGGCTGCCGCACCAATCGCCACGGCGGCAAAGACGCCAATGATCGTGATGAATGCTGCGGCATCTACCATCTCGACGCGCTCGCCTTACATTGCCCGTGTTTCCTTCACGACACCGCAAGTCTCCATGCCGATGGGGGACTGGGCTGGCAAGAATGGCATCAAGAAGGTCTTCACGGTCGTTTCCGACTACGGGCCGGGACACGATGCGGAAACCTATTTCAAGAAGGGCTTCCAGGCAGGCGGTGGGCAGATAGCAGGGGAAGTGCGCGTGCCGCTTTCCGCCAGGGATTTTTCTTCATATCTCCAGCGCGTCAAGGATGCCAAGCCTGAAGCGGTCTTCGTGTTCCTCGCTGCCGGCGAGCCTACGGTTTCGTTCATGAAGGCCTATGGCGAACGCGGGATGAAGCAAAGCGGCATCCGCATTCTTTCAACCGAGGGCTGGGCCGACGATCGTGAGCTGAACCTGATCGGCGACGCCGCCATGGGCGCGGTTTCGACCGGCTTCTATTCCATGACGCATGACAGTGCGAAGAACAGGGAATTCGTGAAGACCTATCTCGACATCGACAAGTCCGGGATGGTCCCCGACTTCATGGCCGTGTCCGCCTACGACGGCATGGCAGCCATTTATGCGGTCGCCAACAAGCTGGGCGGGCAAATCGACGGCGAACAGGCTATGAAAGTTCTCAAGGGTTTGCAGATCGATAGCCCGCGCGGCCCCCTGGTGATCGATGCCGAGACCCGGGATCCAGTACAGACCGTCTACGTTCGCAGAGTGGAAATGCGTAACGGAAAAATGGCAAACGTCGAGTTCGACAGTGGCTACAAGAATGTCAAGGACCCCGGCAAAGACGCCGCGAAGTAA
- the hpaR gene encoding homoprotocatechuate degradation operon regulator HpaR, translating into MNQRISYRNLPQLFLKAREHLMSHFRPILNHFGLTEQQWRILRALDEDRQLEPREICDICQIISSNMAGVLARMEDMDLIVRSRSAEDQRRVLVRLSRKGELLVDDIAPLIEAQYHHIEEAYGVKLFGDVFKVLEKFVLADDASVEHVALPAAKSVSLERASVRGAGKVQKRQTAQKAFAGKRQQGDK; encoded by the coding sequence ATGAATCAGCGGATTTCCTATCGCAACCTGCCCCAGCTTTTTCTGAAGGCGCGCGAGCATCTGATGTCGCACTTCCGGCCCATCCTCAATCACTTCGGCCTCACCGAGCAGCAGTGGCGGATACTGCGCGCGCTGGACGAGGACAGGCAGCTTGAGCCCAGAGAGATCTGCGACATCTGCCAGATCATCAGCTCCAACATGGCCGGCGTGCTGGCGCGCATGGAAGACATGGATCTCATCGTACGCAGCCGCAGCGCGGAGGATCAGCGGCGCGTGCTGGTGCGCCTTTCGCGCAAGGGCGAATTGCTGGTGGACGACATCGCGCCGCTGATCGAGGCCCAGTACCACCATATCGAGGAAGCGTACGGCGTGAAGCTGTTCGGCGATGTGTTCAAGGTGCTTGAGAAATTCGTGCTGGCGGACGACGCATCGGTCGAGCATGTCGCGTTGCCGGCCGCAAAATCCGTATCACTGGAACGCGCCTCGGTCAGGGGGGCAGGAAAAGTGCAAAAGCGGCAGACAGCACAGAAAGCATTCGCAGGCAAGCGGCAGCAAGGAGACAAGTAA
- a CDS encoding LysR family transcriptional regulator, protein MNIAEIDLNLLRVFDALMRTRNVTLAGEIVGLSQPAVSFGLNKLRTLTADPLFVRTSRGMEPTPRASRMADPVRHVLEVVQRDIFLQDEFDARTSQRTFTLSLSDVGEMVFLPKLLRRLRTDAPGITLKSVSMPPARLEEAMAAGDVDLALGYFPDITKANFYQQHLFTHTFACLVRRDHPTIKTKLTMKQFLDVYHVVIRAEGRSQEIIERYLEEQKIVRKVGLSIPHFMSIPHLLPESDMLVTVPYSCAQSFARLGELRMLELPMKAPTFDLKQHWHARYHRDAANQWLRGIIYDCFSMGI, encoded by the coding sequence ATGAATATTGCAGAAATCGACTTGAACTTGCTGCGCGTCTTCGATGCTCTGATGCGCACCAGGAACGTCACATTGGCCGGGGAAATTGTCGGCCTGAGCCAGCCTGCGGTGAGCTTTGGCTTGAACAAACTGCGCACGCTGACGGCGGATCCCTTGTTCGTCCGAACCTCCAGGGGAATGGAACCGACACCCAGAGCGTCAAGGATGGCCGATCCGGTTCGGCATGTATTGGAAGTGGTGCAGCGAGACATCTTCCTGCAAGACGAATTCGATGCACGCACAAGCCAGCGCACATTTACGCTGAGTCTGTCAGACGTCGGCGAGATGGTCTTCCTGCCCAAGTTGCTCAGGCGTCTGCGTACGGATGCACCGGGCATCACCCTCAAGTCGGTGTCCATGCCACCGGCGCGTCTGGAAGAGGCGATGGCAGCGGGTGATGTGGACCTGGCGCTGGGCTATTTCCCGGACATCACAAAGGCCAATTTCTACCAGCAGCATCTGTTTACACATACGTTTGCCTGTCTGGTCCGCCGTGATCACCCCACCATCAAGACGAAGCTCACCATGAAGCAGTTCCTGGATGTCTATCATGTCGTGATACGGGCTGAAGGGCGAAGTCAGGAGATCATCGAGCGCTATCTGGAAGAGCAGAAAATTGTCCGCAAGGTCGGACTGAGCATTCCTCATTTCATGAGCATTCCGCACTTGCTGCCCGAGTCCGACATGCTGGTCACCGTTCCCTACTCATGCGCCCAGTCGTTCGCGAGACTTGGCGAGTTACGAATGCTGGAGTTGCCGATGAAGGCGCCCACATTCGATCTCAAGCAGCATTGGCATGCCCGTTATCATCGAGACGCCGCCAACCAATGGCTACGCGGGATCATTTATGACTGCTTCTCCATGGGCATTTAG
- a CDS encoding acyltransferase family protein, whose protein sequence is MNENASRILSLESLRGLLALWVTVGHTIKHSGYTDAELGVFAILGNPGLAVDCFIILSGFVIFMLLDRQRSSYTEFIVGRFFRLAPLFFLILVISALTLDWQVSVIANTPWKNQSIANDMRIHLDALQYLPQHLLAHFAMLHGAIADSILPSSQYAIVGPAWSISVEWQFYLIAPALFFLIAARRWYALAAVIVVVCVLRAVNYGSAGFAINQGAYFLIGIVSYFVWKKSNLIRQHDFRFIEVMGLLAIAIVYFTMSRTISLMLWVVVFIAIIAERHPAPSLFQRMFIGVLRQPMLQWMGRISYSIYMIHMLVLYAWFACLQHAFPEIGKFNFLMYALPLIVLTTLMLSALAYRFIEVPGMRLGKWLGKRSRPRENRAAPSLAKEFVGADTLMRRGGDAAH, encoded by the coding sequence ATGAATGAAAATGCCAGCAGAATCCTGTCCCTTGAATCCTTGCGTGGGTTATTGGCCTTGTGGGTCACGGTGGGGCACACGATCAAGCACTCGGGCTACACGGACGCCGAACTGGGCGTCTTCGCGATCCTGGGCAATCCGGGACTTGCGGTGGATTGTTTCATTATCCTGAGCGGCTTCGTCATTTTCATGCTGCTCGACCGTCAACGAAGCTCCTATACCGAATTCATTGTCGGCCGCTTTTTCCGCCTTGCCCCGCTGTTCTTCTTGATCCTCGTGATATCCGCCCTCACGCTGGATTGGCAGGTTTCGGTGATTGCCAATACGCCATGGAAGAATCAATCGATTGCCAACGACATGCGGATTCACCTCGACGCCCTGCAATACCTGCCGCAACACCTTCTCGCGCATTTTGCGATGCTGCACGGCGCGATTGCGGACAGTATTCTGCCGAGCAGTCAGTATGCGATCGTCGGACCGGCGTGGAGCATTTCGGTTGAATGGCAGTTTTACCTGATTGCGCCTGCATTGTTCTTCCTCATCGCGGCGCGTCGATGGTATGCACTGGCGGCGGTCATTGTCGTGGTGTGCGTCTTGCGGGCCGTGAACTATGGCAGTGCAGGATTTGCGATCAATCAAGGCGCATACTTCTTGATCGGGATCGTTTCGTATTTTGTCTGGAAAAAGTCCAACCTCATCCGGCAACATGATTTCCGCTTCATTGAAGTCATGGGATTGCTTGCGATTGCAATCGTGTATTTCACGATGAGCAGAACCATTTCGCTGATGTTGTGGGTTGTCGTTTTCATCGCGATCATCGCTGAAAGGCATCCTGCGCCATCGCTGTTCCAAAGGATGTTTATCGGCGTCCTGCGACAACCCATGCTGCAATGGATGGGAAGGATTTCGTATTCGATCTACATGATCCACATGCTTGTGTTGTACGCGTGGTTTGCCTGCTTGCAGCATGCATTCCCCGAGATAGGAAAATTCAACTTTCTGATGTACGCCCTCCCGTTGATCGTCTTGACGACATTGATGCTTTCGGCGCTTGCATACAGATTCATCGAAGTCCCGGGCATGAGGCTGGGAAAATGGCTTGGCAAGCGATCCCGTCCGCGAGAGAACCGTGCGGCGCCATCGCTGGCGAAGGAATTTGTTGGTGCAGACACCTTGATGCGTCGTGGTGGAGATGCAGCTCATTGA
- a CDS encoding Rieske 2Fe-2S domain-containing protein, translating into MFIRNAWYIAAWANEVSDTPLARRILNEPVVLFRDKEGKAGALADRCCHRAAPLSLGQVTDAGLQCGYHGLTFDCSGRCVAIPGQEKIPQKARVRSYPLVEKDEFLWIWMGEAEKADVSKILDYPYHNDYKKWPHKHGLYQVKCNYMLLVDNLMDLTHIGYIHGKTIGGSPMTHVQAEMETTPTDTGLKFTRWMPNSAPPPTYSKAVPFAGNVDRWQEFEYVAPTSIIQWSGAIDVGKEARTNRDQPGFSLKLFHGLTPETETTTFYFWSTANGYRQDDPEVTELLYQEIGKAFLEDKEIVEAQQKRITEMGEEALVDVVSDRARIHMRRTVERMLKEDGQAQAAA; encoded by the coding sequence ATGTTCATTCGCAATGCATGGTACATCGCCGCCTGGGCGAACGAAGTCAGTGATACGCCGTTGGCAAGACGGATTCTGAACGAGCCCGTGGTGCTGTTTCGAGACAAGGAGGGAAAAGCTGGAGCCCTCGCCGACCGCTGTTGCCATCGCGCCGCACCCTTGTCGCTCGGGCAGGTAACGGATGCAGGGTTGCAGTGCGGCTACCATGGGCTGACATTCGATTGCTCAGGCCGGTGCGTTGCCATTCCCGGCCAGGAAAAAATTCCGCAGAAGGCACGCGTGCGCAGTTACCCGCTGGTTGAGAAAGATGAATTCCTGTGGATCTGGATGGGGGAAGCCGAGAAGGCGGACGTCTCGAAGATCCTCGATTACCCATACCACAACGACTACAAGAAGTGGCCGCACAAGCATGGCCTGTACCAGGTCAAGTGCAACTACATGCTCCTCGTCGATAACCTGATGGACCTGACCCACATCGGGTACATCCATGGGAAAACCATTGGCGGCAGCCCAATGACCCACGTGCAGGCGGAAATGGAAACGACACCGACCGATACCGGCCTGAAGTTCACGCGCTGGATGCCGAATTCCGCACCACCGCCCACGTACTCCAAAGCCGTGCCGTTCGCGGGCAACGTCGACCGCTGGCAGGAATTCGAGTATGTCGCACCGACATCGATCATTCAATGGAGCGGGGCCATCGACGTCGGCAAGGAAGCACGGACAAACCGTGACCAGCCAGGTTTTTCATTGAAGCTGTTTCATGGCCTGACGCCGGAGACGGAGACGACCACATTCTATTTCTGGTCCACTGCAAATGGCTACCGGCAAGACGACCCGGAGGTAACCGAGCTTCTGTATCAGGAGATCGGCAAGGCGTTCCTGGAGGACAAGGAAATCGTCGAAGCACAGCAGAAGCGCATCACCGAAATGGGGGAGGAGGCGCTTGTCGACGTCGTCTCCGACCGCGCACGCATTCACATGCGACGCACCGTCGAGCGCATGCTCAAGGAAGATGGGCAGGCGCAGGCAGCTGCCTAG